The sequence TgttgggtgtttttttttcagattgtcTTTGAGGGGGTTTCAAATCCACCCTTCTTCCCAAATTTTGGCATTGATGACGTGAAACTCACAGTTGCTGATCCCGGTGAGTATTTTTGTAGCTTTTCTATCCCAAGATATAAAATCATTCCTGCATCAGCAAGATGTCAACCATATTCCTtgctaaaaaaaatcacaaaaaaacgCATGTTGTTTTGTAAGAATCAGAGGTTTGTGTTTGCACTTAGAACTTATTCGTTATGCTTTCTTTACTTTTTAAGGTACTACGACCGTGGGTGTGCCTACAGCCAAATGTTCCCTTCAGATGACGACTCCTTCCATGACTACTGCTGCAAAAGCCGATCAGGGTACCGGTGGAACTAACGGCCCAACAGGCATCGTTCTCGTTCCCATAGTCCTTGGATCGGTAGGGGGCCTTCTGATCGTGATAATCGGCGCGTACTGCCTGTGGAGAAAGTTTGCAAGAAAAGTCTCACCAGAATCCCCAAGTCCATAGACTGAGTTGGTCACGATGAAGAATTAGAAGAGCGAGCCTCGATGAATCCtatgcaaaaaaatgttaaagacGTCTCGTTACTCTCTTATTGGAATGAATATTAATCACCTCCGTGACAAAGGAAGTATTGTAGTTAACTAGTCTGTTGGTtggttttgctttgttttgcttgcttgtttgtatatCCACAGTTATGAaaatattgcagagtggcatATGTAACAGGCGGAAGTGGCGttataggatacttggagacaCATCACCTCTGACAATATAGCGACTAAAGCTATGCACTTTGAATGTGTGCTTACCAATGAAATGTGTGCTTGCAAATCAAATGTAGATCTGTGTCTTCATGTGGAAGTTCAGATGTACTGGTACCACATCACAATAAACATTATGTTTACAACATGGCCCCGAATTTTGATTGTCATCGGTTGAACATTTttccaactacatgtagcaccaTATCTGACTGCTGACTGATATCTGACTACAGCACAAGCACAGTTCAAAGTTCAGGTCTGGTCAACCGCCCTTGTCAAGAGACACCATAAAAGTCCTTAACATTTCCCTGTTTCTATTCCGAACGCAAAATCCAGGCACATCCCATTTAGTGCCGTGTTGTCCCCGTACCGCAAGTGCGTacaatactgtaatttttgatttttaccttcgccaagaaggttattaactgtaacttaattttagctaattaatttaacggtcactagtcaaccgctagaATTTCATTATCggaaatatttgatcactgatatttgagacagtaacgTTTGTCCCCACcattaaaattaaatgcagtgaactactcagttttcccccaaccgctaaaattaccgaccgctatattaaagtgatttacagtatggtgccGTAAAGGCAGTGACATTCtttaaaagaaaaggaagacatTTTGGATAGATTACAATCTTCGAATGTTAAGACAACAGACTTCTTCTATAAACTAGGGTGCTCAATCCTACACCACTTTCCCCATATATCAAAAACTATCTACCGccaaaaaatcaggaccacaACATGTCCTTAACCAGAGATGAAGCGAAACACTAAGtaccactgcagtaccaaggtagGCCTCCTGGAGGCTCAAAATACACCTgctcacaacacctacccacaaactAAATATGATCGCAATCGCTCTAACCGTTCTTGAGATATTGCGCCGGAACCACACACGCCCAGTCATCAGCGTATACTCAAAACTATACCttcattttcatggaggtaacaatcaTTGACCTAATTTGTGCATGGGTACAGGTCTGCACCTGACCCGGCGAACTATAATTGTACTACTTGAGTTCGCGGCTGCTGATATACCATCGCCGGTAACAACCATCTGGAGTGCCGAGGTGTCATTAACTTTATGACAATACTGAAGATTGCCAAGCAACATGTTGGCAGTAAGTGTTTGCTTTGTCGTTATAAGTATTAGCACACTGAGGCATTCCCATACATACGGCTGATACGTATCCTGTTAGTAGGCGGCAGTTTGCTTCATTCCACAACACTCATTGGACCTGTGTGTCTGTCCTGATGATGTCCATCATGAGACTGGTATCATCGTTCCTTCTGATAATCTCATGGAATGCCGTCACATCAACTTCAAGTAAGTATGACATATGTGTATCTTCTATACTGTGGTGGACTTCAGCATGGGTCTTCTTTTATTCTTAGTCACAAAGTTACCTTAGTAGTTACCAGAATTTCTTAATTTCTTGATACATTTTCTGTGTTAAATCATTTCCCTTGCTGCATATAGACATAAGATCCGACGTCAAAAATAGATACCTGGTTGTAAATCTAGAAAATCATTAATTCAATATGACATTTGATGGCTTCTCGTTACATGAAGTGATATTCCATCCTTGACCTTGACCTGAATGCTAGAAGATGACAAATACGAAAGTGAAGCATTAATTTGGTCTGTATACTGGTTCGATCTGTGCTGGGATGCCTGATTGTACATGAACAAGTACAGTATGCAGTGATACACCGACTAAACGCCGTCAAATGGCTTAACTcggtgccagactgtttccatgtcatacacaggccaactcctccGCTCTAGGGCTAACATGCCCCTAGGAAATTTACCACAGGCCCGCCTGAGTTAGGCCCTGAGTAACATCACAGCTTCTCTTTTCACTGCTAGAGAACCTTTCTATCTGGCCAGACCCTGTACGATAGACATCATGGAGATCGGGGGTCTGCCATCTAGGCTGCCGAATTGCAAATTGCTGACTCCCGTGAACGTCCTTCGATAACGTTTTATGGCGTTCAAAACAACCCATAAAAATCTTGACAGCGAAATTTAAAACTAGATCAAATGTTTGCTTAACTTAAGTTAGAACGCTGATGGCGAGTTAATCTGACATTTATGGTGAACAAATCTATTTTGATCTTTACATCTTTTTTATTGTCCTGTCGGTCCCTTTAACGATTATTGAATCAGGCCATGTTCTGATATCGTTATTCATTACTTCCCTGCCTGTTGTTGTAGTTGACCTTGACGCTGCTGACCAGTATGGATGCTCATTTGACGTTGGCGTCTGCGGCTGGACAATAGAAGGTCCGGTCTACAATGGACCAGGGGGATGTGATCACGGCTGGCCAAATAATGCATTTAATGGCACTACCGGTAGGCATATAAGTCAATAAGAAAGTTTCTTTGCCGATTCCTTCCATGTCCGCATTGTGAACATAAACAAACTTGAATAACGCTGTCTTTTGAATGTCAATAGTACTAGCATTCTGACACGCAGTTTTATGACTGTAAAAAAATCTCCTTTGTCGCTGTTGAAAGGCAGTCAAACAGACTTCTTCAGCTTTTGTAACGCTTCTGTATTTCAGCACTTGGTGCGTACATGTGTTTCTTCTTGGAGCACCTGCCGACTATGGGCAGAGCCCGACTCACCAGTCCAACCGTCAACACTACCCACCATGTAGTGATGAGCTTCGCTGTCGGCACTGTGAGACCGCCAACCGGGACATACCTCAACGTCTTTTTGATGACCGAGGACGGTACAGAACGACTGCTTTGGTCGACCTCTCACCtcctgtctccatggcaacgtgtacaaaTAGGAGTGTTGCAGTCTGGGCCTTACCAGGTAAGTGCACGTATGCGAAGACGTGTTGAAATATGAGCCGTGAGATGTCTTTTTACAATACTTGACATTAGATGAAACggtttatcttctttttttttgtcttccattTCAGATTGTGATCGAAGGGATTCCGGATCCGCCATTCTTCCCAAATTTTGGTATTGACGGCTTCACGATCAATGCGACTGATTTGCCTGGTGAGTCATAAGTACATAAAtagcgtcgcggtggcgtaaaGGTGGGGTGTTTGTCCTGGAACCCAAAGTTTCTGGGTTCGTATCCTGTGCCCCCTGGCTTGTCCCATTGACATTAACATTGTGCCCTTGCGAAAGGCACgaatttccccacttcactcagatgaaaatgagtatctatttagggacgtccctcggaatATCACGTCAAATGGAGGTCCTACATATCGAggacgtaaaagaacccatcacactacctatcgaaaagagtaggggtcctttccggtgtgagtggatcaaataagtctgtcttcagtacaaacctggtgtactgcgaaattaaatgaggcggtttaccgggtatgcaatactaTGCAATACCAATatcatgcaatacaaacatacaaacaaataaacaaaataaacatagaTGTGTATATTCTTTCTGATGTATCTTCAATCTCATACCCATTCTCCATACCTCGATAACGCGTTACGTTAAGATCTGACGTCTGGGTGGGCGCTTACTATTTCTGTTCCATTATTGTATTTTTCAGCTACCACGAGCAAGGCCATACAAACACATGAATCTTCCACCGAGTTGGTGACTACACTTCCTACAAGTAGCCAAGATGACACAACCTTTCCCATGACCAGCACCAAACAAAGGGCCACCATTCCTACAACCATCAGACGACAAACGACAATCTTTCCTACAACCAGTACTCAAGATAACACCACATTCCCTATGACTAGCATTAGGGATACGAGCACCGTCCCTACCACCAGTAGTAAGGGTGAAACTACCGAACTTCCCACAACGAAGGCAACAGGCAAGTCTCTTCAAACTACCCATCGAAAGGACACTACAAGCGACATCTCTTTGTATCCTACATCCAAAGCGGCCAGCTTTCCCCGTTCGACTCTCCCAAAGGGAACAACCCAACCGTCTGCGCATTCCAAGACTCTTTCGACGAGGTCTGGCTTAGAATTGATACCAACAAAAGCTGCCCAGCGGGGAAACAACGACGAGGTCGGAGCCAGTCCCGTTCCCATTGCCCTCGGTACAACTGGTGGTGTTGTGGTCGTGGTAATCGCTGCGTTCGGTCTCTGGAAGAAATACACCAGAAAGGCAGTAGTTTCTCCGGAGAAGACCCCAGAAgatcatgaccaactttgtcAGACTGAATTGTCCCCGATCTAATTTTGATATACTCCAGCAGCTTTAGCCtgaaaactctgaattgatgaGCGCACATGAACAAGTGCAATCATAACAAACACGTGCAAATTGAACGTAAGTTGAGCTGAGTATCAAACTGTTACACAAGACGAATAGAAGCTATGGTGAGAGGTGTCACTTGACCAACACTCTCAGAATGAGTTGGCTCCGATCTAAATCTTATTCAGAGCAACTTAGAAGTTTCCTAACcgggaattttttttcagatgtcATAGTCTGATTGAAAATCCGGATAcaacacattttgaaaattagatttttctttgataaatgaTCTAAACATAAGTGTAATTTGAGGTTGGAGGACTCAGAAAGATATTAACATCTGACTTCATAGCGCTTAAAGTTAGACTGCAAAGCGGTCAATGGATGAAAACTAAGATGAAGAATTCAAAACTCGAAACACATATTCTATGCTGCATCATTGCAGCATGTTCGTAAGTCACTCATAATCAAAACGCAAAGACCGACTAAGAGATTGATAATGTATTATCTTCATTCTCTACGTCCATGAGCAGAGCAAATGCGATGGTATGACAATACACGCTTTTCTTAAGAGGCAAAGCCAAACTCACTTAATCATTCAAGGATCACACAAGGGGTTTGAAAACAGTACTAATGTTTTTACCCGGCTACAAGCTCATTATATATAActtttttgataaaaaaagcaTGGGCTCAATGGACAAAAGTGGATAAAAACAGGAATCAAGTTATGAAATACAAGTTCCATTGACATACTTAAAATGTATAGCAGTTTACATTCGTAATGTACGACTCCGAATGCagccaatatacatgtacaacattaacaATATTTGAAAACTTCACGAAAAAGCACCACACACAATATCACATCTGtataatatgtaacgttacttgagtATACGTATGGATAGCACCAGAATGATAAGAGGTATGAAGAGTTGGTAAAAATATTGTTCAACTAGCACCTTGCAAAACTTGTATCGTCGGTTTTAGAATGAGGTGACGGAATGTATGTCTCAATGAGTCTAATTCCTGAGCTACAGCTAAATGATAACTTTGTTCTCAAACTGCGAAGTGATTCATGCTTGTAAATCTTTTCTCAGAGCATAACCTttttctgtcattcttgaatCCTTCGATTCAACAGCAGTCGTTGTGTCCTTCTAACTTACAGTCCTTCTTTGGTCAAACGTCCCCAAATTTGCTACTCGAGTGAACAAGAATATGTTTTAACGCATTCTTTTCCAATACAATCAATCATTCAGTGGAGAGGTATGTTAAGACCGATGAATGACTATGACGACACCATACGGTACATCGGAGAAATAGCACCTTTTTTGTGTAATGTTAGCAGCAAGTTTTCCGTTTCTACAACACTCAAATCTACAAAATCAGCCCTTAGTCTTTGGTACGGACATCTACAAATTTTCATTCCAGCATTTTTGCTGGAGAGAAAGGAATTGTACAGCAATCAAGATTTATCAAAGGCGGCGAAGAATACATGTGCCTTGTTTTCCTTACCACTACAAGGGACAAGATTTCAGACGATAATGCAAACTTATAAAGCCCATGTTACACAAAGCCGAACATGGTCTCCCGACCTTTCCCCAAGCATGGTTGGCAATGGTTTGGGAGCCGAATGTTTTGGAATTTTCGAAACATACGGTTgtaatgggttggctggtggttaactggtggttgggagtaagtcagtagtggtcaaGTTGTGTTTGGAGGTCAAATTTAACTCTTAAACTAAAATTGGTCAAACTGCTCCTGATCTACCGCCAAACTTGGTTGGCTAGTGCTCGGGAGCCATGTTAGGCTACGTGCAACCGGGATTTCACGTACATGTTTGTCAAGTTATGTGCCAAATGTTTCTTCACCGCCTTTGGTAAACTATACATGGTGTTCTTTTCGCGGCTAGACCACTTCGTAGTAGCCGCAGGTCCTGCAGCAGTTCTTGGCCCAGTGAGTGTGACGACACAGCCTCCCTCTGGTCTTCACCACCCGGCAGATTCTGGGGTTGGCCCGGTCTCTGTTGCACCGGCGTGGCTCTTTCACTAAACGTACATGAGGGAGAAAACAGTCAGAGTCATTTTCATTTGTTATAAAATAGATCAAAGACATTTattataccaaggacattatccatTCATACCCTGAGAGGCCAGCTACAGGTCGCGAATAGTAGGACTTAAACAATATCACAAACAtactacaaacatgtacaaaaatgaaatgaacatTCAAAACAAGTAACGAATACACGAGTTAAACATTAGTTAAAGTAGTAGACAGGAATATTATCATACTAAGCTTATCGCGAGTGCATTTAAGTTCTTCTcccttctttgtacatgtgtggagGAAGAAACATACAATGTTTGTCTAAAGGGATAGAAAATATGACTCATTCAAGCAGGAATGTTCTCGTGTTTTTCTATCAGTCAAAGTTTTTACTCTGACAATAGATGTACGTATGTGCACCAAATGGGCTGTCGTTTACATTCTTATGACATGTTTTAACATATTTGAAATCATtgcttgtccagaacatgagatatcataTCTGGGCGTTCCGTCGCAGTACCTTACAAATTTGATAGGGGGCCCGAAATCTGATCATTTCGAGGTCTAATCAAAACCTATCTTCGTAccaatatcaagacaatccacccaggcattctggagttatgctgttcacaaacagacGCACAGGCCTAAATAcacaaccttcttggtgaaggtaacaacAACTTAATGCATCATAAACatctagcctgaactcaatcaagctcctgtaacggcttgccgccctgtaaccgcatagccgcggTGAGGGAACAGAAATccctggacagctggagtttgcgttatacagactaataaACAACTAAGACGACAGAGAGTTAGGGCAGAGTACCGTTAGGAGGCTGCAGGGGGTACACGTAGAGGTCGAAAGCATTGACGCAACTTCCGGCTGAGCAGCTCCGGGTGGAGTCGGGTCTGTCGTGCTTGTTGCAGTTGTGGTACCACGTCTTATCTGTCCTGTCTGTCTTACACCGGATACTGCGGTGTTGTAGACCATAGCCACACGTCACCGAGCACTAAAACACAATTTTCGTCACATTTAGATATGGATATATCGTCAAATGTTAGGGTCCACATTTATGCTACCGTCACAATTAGAAAGAGGGCCCCGCTAGGTAGTTCCGTGCGTGACCCCTACATGTACGTGTCCCAATGTGACACCATGCGGCTATCAGGGAATTTTTGGGCACGGCCGGTCCCCGGGATTTCTTCAACTTACAGTTAGAATAATCCCGGGACACGGTGATAAATTGACGCCATAAGCTAATCGTGTAAACATTGAGAGATGAAACCCGATATTCGGCAGTCTACCGGGACATATTTGTGGCTTCAGAGCCCGGCCgaggctactctccaagcaaaagttggtggggaagatcgtggccgttttatcatatgcttggagagtaggccggggctacaccccctacggtcACCGGcgcaaatgtgaccatagcattactCAAACGAATATCAAAGAGCTCAGCTATACAATGAATAAAACGGACACagattatacattatatacaaagcACATTGCCTCCAACTGCTGACTGCTCTCTTTTTTGAAATCCTTATCCAATACACCAACATCTTTTTGAAACAAATGTTTAAGTCTCATCAGTTCAAAAGAAAAACTGTATAAATTGTAGACAAAGTACACTGCCTCCGACTGCTCTCTCTTTTGATTGACCCCTTTATTTTCTATTCAATCTACTAAAATACCGGTAAGTTCTCATGCTCATTTACCTTGGACCATGGTCCGGTCTTCCAAACACCGTTACACCTGCTGCCGTAACACGCCACCTTGCGGACGGAACGGTACTTTACATTGCAGAGGGCGTCATCCTGGTGACACTTGACCCGTCTTGTCCTCTCTCCCGGACCACACTTAGACGAACACTGCACGTCACGACAAAACATTACGTCACAACGATAAAGCACCGTACGTCACAGCAACAAGACAGCCTAACACTTCAATTTCTGAACGCGACATGAAAATTTACTGATAAGCTCCTAACAAATATCTTATTTCAACATGTTAGTATCGTACAAGGTGACTTGATCAAGCGGTATCAAAGATGATCATTCCCAACGTCTACACGAACAAACATGCAGTTAATGATTTCACACTGTCTTTGACCATTTAACCCTCATGACAAGGGGTGATTAATACGGTAAGTAGTGGAACCATTTTTATAACACAtatctccttggtactgaactgttTTCATATGAAAGAACGTACCACACCGCCAGCTTTTCTACTGGATTTCGGCCATGTCAATTCTATTTGAGTTCTTGTAGACCTGCACGTATCATCATTGTACATATTAAATATTACTCTTCATTGTTTGATGCTACCAAGCTATTTGTTTTAGAACATTTGTGTATTTATGATAATCTCAATTTGGTCTGCTGGCGGCTCTTCATTGAGATCAAGGttgaagaggtaagggtcagacaaaatctAACAAAGATACAACTACAGGTGACATCATTAAAGTcgtaataaatctataaacataaCCTCCATgaacattaatccgctgggttacataaatccgccactttgaaaacctGTTGGTATACACAGTTAACAGTGCCGTATACTATTACCGGGGAACGTTGCGTTGGAGATCTGTTCGGAAGTATCTTTTCAGGAttgcggaattatgtacccgggTGGATTTATGTTACTAGATGTTATATCTATTACGTATATATTAAAAACAAACACCTTGGACCAGACGATCTCGATTGGTTTGGCGGCACATTCCATGCCGAAGCAGGGTTTGAGAGTTCTGAGTTTCTCCGTATCGTTACACCTGACGTCAGGCGCGTACAGCATGGTTCCGTTGGGATACGTCACCTTACACCGGACCCGCCTGGACCGGATACCCTGTCCGCACGTCACGGAGCATGCGTGCCAGGGCGTGGCTTCCCAGGATTCACTGCGGGACAATATGGCCGCCTTGATCATGAAATGTTGTCAAAAGTAATTTTTACGTCGCACGTGTACCTTTGGTCTGTATACTTATGATCAGTGTGGGAATGAATTATACAAATAGATAACTTGCAgttgtttatttcttttgtatttctattgcaCTGACGTACTCAATGGCAAAATGAACAGAAATAGCACCATTCCGATTTATCAGTTGTGTTTCTACCAATAGAAAATCTTTTACAGTTCTCTTTATCTTTGTACATAAAGTTTACCACAGCCGAATAAAGTGAGATTATGAAGAAATAATAAAGTTTTCATATTAAAATTATGTACCCTAAAATATCAAATCCCCTGTACCATTTAACATTGAATACCTTTAACCctaaaaatacaaatgtacattcatTTCCGCCGTATTCGTAAGTTTACGTAAGTCTATGCTACGACTACGATGATATCTATGGAAGAGTCAATTCCCGTACAGAAATAAGATAGTGATCACATGACTGTGATGATTGGCAGTAACAGATAGCAGCCATTCCAAGTTCAGTCGTTGAGAAAGTGACAAAAACAGATGAGACGGACTGGATAGaaatatatagatacatgtaggcaaGGTTTACGACTGCGATGAGAGATATTGAAAGACAGCAGCATTACAAGTTCAGTTCTTGAGAAAGTGACGAAATAGATGACATGGGTGAAGTACTAGTGCTAAAGGTAGGAAGGTGAACGGGCGTGGCAGTGCTAAAGTTCAAGGCCGGTCTTTTCAAAGAGATTGCTCAGTACAGTTAGGCCGCACAGGCCACTTCTTGGCATTGAACTGACGCTCGCTGAAGCAGCAGCTCTTCacctaagtcagaaacatcaagctTAGGCAAGCTCGACTAACTGACTCAAAAAGGCGAAGTATATGTAGGGGTTGAAAAAATCCCTACCCCTAAGGTACATATTCATACGAAATGATGAGATGGTTGGCTGAGAAGAGTGTCACAGAGCTGAGGAGGGTGAtatgttgtcttgtctacctgAGCGGACAGGGTTCGAACCCGCACGAGCGAACAGGAGGCGGTTTGGGTGGGTCGCACAATTCGTCACCGGTCAGAACCGTGCCGTTGGTGTATGACGTCATGCACGTGACGTCACGGGACTGCATGCCCTGTCCACACGACGTCGAACACCCGGCCCAGGCGCTAACCTCCCACTTCCTGGACATGGAAGAAAGCTGGCGTTAATGTGATGTGGTAAATCAGTAATAGTGCATGAATACCTGAAAGTTGGAGCACCACATCgtgtgttcgtttgtttgtttgtttgtcaatatTGCATATCcgcggtaaaccgcctcatggcgtagcacaccagatttgtacctAACTGTACAAGTACCATATCTATTTGATATTGCacatttatttgatccactcacaccgggaaggacccctactcttttcgtttCACCTCTCTTGATGTGGTTACAGAATCCCGGTCAGAAAGGGCTTCATCAGCCAATTGCAGACTCACTAGACACACTATCCAACCAAAAGACATTAGCTATTTTTGAATAACGAAGAGCGCATGACAACGATGTTTTATGACAAGGCGTTGAACTTCTATCAAATACGCAAGACATGCAAATCATCTCAAATCAGGGCTTGTTAAATGTGGTTCT comes from Branchiostoma lanceolatum isolate klBraLanc5 chromosome 2, klBraLanc5.hap2, whole genome shotgun sequence and encodes:
- the LOC136427967 gene encoding location of vulva defective 1-like, producing MMSIMRLVSSFLLIISWNAVTSTSIDLDAADQYGCSFDVGVCGWTIEGPVYNGPGGCDHGWPNNAFNGTTALGAYMCFFLEHLPTMGRARLTSPTVNTTHHVVMSFAVGTVRPPTGTYLNVFLMTEDGTERLLWSTSHLLSPWQRVQIGVLQSGPYQIVIEGIPDPPFFPNFGIDGFTINATDLPATTSKAIQTHESSTELVTTLPTSSQDDTTFPMTSTKQRATIPTTIRRQTTIFPTTSTQDNTTFPMTSIRDTSTVPTTSSKGETTELPTTKATGKSLQTTHRKDTTSDISLYPTSKAASFPRSTLPKGTTQPSAHSKTLSTRSGLELIPTKAAQRGNNDEVGASPVPIALGTTGGVVVVVIAAFGLWKKYTRKAVVSPEKTPEDHDQLCQTELSPI